A genomic stretch from Methylorubrum extorquens includes:
- a CDS encoding putative L-carnitine dehydratase; putative acyl-CoA-transferase, NAD(P)-binding (Evidence 3 : Putative function from multiple computational evidences; Product type e : enzyme), whose amino-acid sequence MTEAAKSGPLAGVKVIELAHIMAGPVCGLMLGDMGAEVIKVEKIEGGDDTRRSVPPAIEGESAAYMMMNRGKRGIALDLKSADGKAVLRRLLADADVLIENYRAGTMERLGLGYDVLAREFPGLVYCSLSGFGRSGPYAERAGFDLVAQGMSGLMSITGEGPGRPPMKCGPPVTDITAGILAAMGVLAAHVHKLKTGEGQVVDTSLFEAGITLTYWQSAIAMATGVAPGPMGSAHPLNAPYEAFETADGWITIGAANQTNWLRLLAVLGAEDLAADSRFSANRDRMANRAALAQALAPHFRTAPSADWLARLEAGGVPAGPVLDVLAMQADPQTRAREMVVEVEHARAGWMSTLGLPVKFSATPGRVHGPAPLLGEHSRAILAQAGYDGAAIDDLIARGVVRETTA is encoded by the coding sequence ATGACGGAAGCCGCGAAGTCCGGGCCGCTGGCCGGCGTGAAGGTCATCGAACTCGCCCACATCATGGCCGGACCGGTCTGTGGGCTGATGCTCGGCGACATGGGCGCCGAGGTCATCAAGGTCGAGAAGATCGAGGGTGGCGACGACACCCGCCGTTCGGTGCCGCCCGCGATCGAGGGCGAGAGCGCCGCCTACATGATGATGAACCGCGGCAAGCGCGGGATCGCCCTCGACCTCAAGAGCGCGGACGGCAAGGCGGTGCTGCGGCGCCTGCTCGCCGACGCCGACGTGCTGATCGAGAACTACCGCGCCGGCACGATGGAGCGGCTCGGCCTCGGCTACGATGTCCTCGCCCGAGAGTTTCCGGGGCTGGTCTATTGCTCGCTCTCGGGCTTCGGCCGTTCGGGCCCCTATGCCGAGCGCGCGGGCTTCGACCTCGTGGCGCAGGGCATGAGCGGGCTGATGAGCATCACCGGCGAGGGGCCGGGCCGGCCGCCGATGAAGTGCGGCCCGCCGGTGACCGACATCACCGCCGGCATCCTGGCGGCGATGGGCGTGCTGGCCGCCCATGTCCACAAGCTGAAGACCGGCGAGGGTCAGGTCGTCGATACCTCGCTATTCGAGGCCGGCATCACCCTCACCTACTGGCAATCGGCCATCGCCATGGCGACCGGCGTCGCACCGGGGCCGATGGGCTCGGCCCATCCGCTGAACGCGCCCTACGAGGCGTTCGAGACGGCAGACGGCTGGATCACCATCGGCGCGGCCAACCAGACCAACTGGCTGCGCCTGCTCGCGGTGCTCGGCGCTGAGGATCTCGCTGCCGATTCGCGCTTTTCGGCCAACCGTGACCGCATGGCGAACCGCGCGGCTTTGGCCCAGGCGCTGGCCCCGCATTTCCGCACCGCGCCCTCCGCCGATTGGCTCGCGCGGCTGGAAGCCGGCGGCGTGCCGGCCGGACCCGTGCTCGACGTGCTCGCGATGCAGGCCGATCCCCAGACGCGTGCCCGCGAGATGGTGGTCGAGGTCGAGCACGCCCGCGCCGGGTGGATGAGCACGCTCGGCCTGCCGGTCAAATTCTCGGCGACGCCGGGGCGGGTGCACGGCCCCGCGCCGCTGCTGGGCGAACACAGCCGCGCCATCCTGGCCCAAGCCGGCTATGACGGGGCGGCGATCGACGATCTGATCGCCCGGGGCGTCGTGCGCGAGACGACGGCCTGA
- the croA gene encoding 3-hydroxybutyryl-CoA dehydratase (Evidence 2a : Function from experimental evidences in other organisms; Product type e : enzyme), whose protein sequence is MNADAETASTDELLFAVDAAGIARITLNRPKARNALTFAMYRGLVELCERIEADHAIKAVIITGAGDKAFAAGTDIAQFRSFSKPEDAIGYERFMDRVLGGLERLRVPTIAAVAGACTGGGAAIAAACDMRIASRDARFGIPIARTLGNCLSQNTLRRLANLIGAPRVKDILFTARLVEAQEALAIGLVNEVVEDAAAVAARADALATLLASHAPPHPPGHQGRPAPHRRGGRGGGRRGRAARRRPDRDDLYMSEDFREGMEAFLGKRPPSFKGR, encoded by the coding sequence ATGAACGCTGACGCCGAGACCGCTTCGACCGATGAACTGCTCTTCGCGGTGGATGCGGCGGGCATCGCCCGCATCACTCTCAACCGGCCGAAGGCGCGCAATGCACTGACCTTCGCGATGTATCGCGGGCTGGTGGAGCTGTGCGAGCGGATCGAGGCGGACCACGCGATCAAGGCGGTGATCATCACCGGCGCCGGGGACAAGGCGTTCGCGGCGGGCACCGACATCGCCCAGTTCCGCAGCTTCAGCAAACCGGAGGACGCGATCGGCTACGAGCGCTTCATGGACCGGGTGCTCGGCGGCCTGGAGCGTCTGCGGGTGCCGACCATCGCGGCGGTTGCCGGCGCCTGCACCGGCGGTGGCGCGGCCATCGCTGCGGCCTGCGACATGCGCATCGCCAGCCGCGACGCCCGCTTCGGCATCCCCATCGCCCGCACGCTCGGCAATTGCCTCTCGCAGAACACCCTGAGGCGGCTGGCGAACCTCATCGGCGCGCCGCGCGTGAAGGACATTCTGTTCACCGCTCGGCTCGTCGAGGCGCAGGAGGCTCTGGCGATCGGTCTCGTCAACGAGGTGGTCGAGGATGCCGCGGCCGTCGCGGCCCGAGCGGATGCGCTGGCCACCCTGCTCGCGAGCCACGCGCCCCCTCACCCTCCAGGCCACCAAGGAAGGCCTGCGCCGCATCGGCGAGGAGGGCGCGGCGGAGGCCGCCGAGGGCGAGCGGCCCGGCGACGACCTGATCGTGATGACCTATATATGAGCGAGGATTTCCGGGAGGGCATGGAAGCCTTCCTGGGCAAGCGCCCGCCGAGCTTCAAAGGGCGCTGA
- a CDS encoding putative transcriptional regulator, GntR family (Evidence 3 : Putative function from multiple computational evidences; Product type r : regulator) — protein MNRIEPSIGISRRYLHDEVADRMRELINEGELEPRARVNESELTERFGISRTPLREAIKILATEGLLELLPNRGARVASISPDELEEMIEVIAGLEATACDLACRTITDEELAEIEAKHQAMMAAWQARDETSYFRLNREIHEAIMLASRNTKLRSLYLGLTGRIQRSRYSAHQTEAQWAQAVEEHERMIPLLRARQGEELAGLMRRHIRSKKPVIAAIYGEEGTEASPR, from the coding sequence ATGAATAGAATTGAGCCCAGTATCGGGATCAGCCGTCGCTACCTTCATGACGAGGTGGCGGACCGGATGCGTGAATTGATCAACGAAGGCGAACTCGAGCCGCGTGCGCGCGTCAACGAGAGCGAGTTGACCGAACGGTTCGGAATTTCGCGCACGCCGCTGCGCGAGGCGATCAAGATCCTGGCGACTGAAGGCCTTCTGGAGCTGCTGCCCAATCGCGGCGCCCGGGTCGCGAGCATCTCCCCCGACGAGCTGGAGGAGATGATCGAGGTCATCGCCGGGCTCGAAGCGACCGCCTGCGACCTCGCCTGCCGGACGATCACCGACGAGGAACTGGCGGAGATCGAGGCGAAGCATCAGGCGATGATGGCGGCGTGGCAGGCGCGCGACGAGACGAGCTACTTCCGCCTGAATCGCGAAATCCACGAGGCGATCATGCTGGCGAGCCGCAACACCAAGTTGCGCAGCCTGTATCTGGGTCTCACCGGCCGGATTCAGCGCTCCCGCTACAGTGCCCACCAGACCGAGGCGCAGTGGGCCCAGGCGGTCGAGGAGCACGAGCGCATGATTCCGCTGCTCCGCGCCCGTCAGGGCGAGGAACTCGCCGGGCTGATGCGCCGGCATATCCGCTCGAAGAAACCCGTGATCGCGGCGATCTACGGCGAAGAGGGGACCGAGGCGTCGCCCCGCTAG
- a CDS encoding protein of unknown function (Evidence 5 : Unknown function), which produces MRFFAYAWGEVSEPFTDTQSAVLERFRGWGLPVNPRTKLCRSAEEMIAHYRTIEAERAGLGYDIDGVVYKVDDLGFQRRLGFVSRAPRWALAHKFAAQEAITELLAIDINVGRTGSLNPLARLKPVTVGGVVVSNATLHNEGYVQGVGADGEPIREGRDIRVGDTVIVVRAGDVIPKVRDVVIDKRPADAVPYVFPDTCPACGSRAVRELNPRTKKLDAIRRCTGGLICPAQGGRAAEALRLAQRLRPRRLRPDLYRGAVRGRPREAACRPVPTGVRAAEGGDRRPARSPLRAAPYRGRAGAEEADQEEG; this is translated from the coding sequence TTGCGCTTCTTCGCCTATGCCTGGGGCGAGGTCTCCGAGCCCTTCACCGACACGCAATCGGCGGTGCTGGAGCGGTTCCGCGGCTGGGGCCTGCCGGTGAACCCGCGGACCAAGCTGTGCCGCTCGGCCGAAGAGATGATCGCGCATTACCGCACCATCGAGGCGGAGCGGGCGGGTCTCGGCTACGACATCGACGGCGTCGTCTACAAAGTGGACGACCTCGGCTTCCAGCGGCGGCTCGGCTTCGTCAGCCGCGCGCCGCGTTGGGCGCTGGCGCACAAGTTCGCGGCGCAGGAGGCGATCACCGAACTCCTCGCCATCGACATCAATGTCGGCCGAACCGGCTCGCTCAACCCGCTGGCGCGCCTCAAGCCCGTCACCGTCGGCGGCGTGGTGGTCTCGAACGCGACTTTGCACAACGAGGGCTACGTCCAGGGCGTCGGCGCCGACGGCGAGCCGATCCGCGAGGGTCGCGACATCCGCGTCGGCGACACCGTGATCGTGGTGCGCGCCGGCGACGTCATTCCAAAGGTGCGGGATGTGGTGATCGACAAGCGCCCGGCCGATGCGGTGCCCTACGTGTTCCCCGACACCTGCCCGGCCTGCGGCAGCCGGGCCGTGCGTGAACTCAACCCGCGTACGAAAAAACTCGACGCGATCCGCCGTTGCACCGGCGGGCTGATCTGCCCGGCGCAGGGGGGTCGAGCGGCTGAAGCACTTCGTCTCGCGCAACGGCTTCGACCTCGAAGGCTTCGGCCAGACCTATATCGAGGTGCTGTTCGAGGCCGGCCTCGTGAAGCAGCCTGCCGACCTGTTCCGACTGGAGTTCGAGCCGCTGAAGGCGGCGATCGTCGCCCGGCGCGAAGCCCTCTCCGCGCAGCGCCGTACCGAGGGCGAGCCGGCGCCGAAGAAGCCGACCAAGAAGAAGGGTGA
- a CDS encoding protein of unknown function (Evidence 5 : Unknown function) encodes MPSTPLSAAVEDFSEDAAQARHAELSRAIERANQLYYNEDAPELTDAEYDALRQELEVIEARFPALTGTTEASAGVGAKPSEKFAKVQHAVPMLSLGNAFADEDVDEFVARVRRFLNLPAEEAVAFTAEPKIDGLSLSLRYETGRLVTAATRGDGEVGENVTANALTVDDIPERLSGEGIPEVLEVRGEVYLSHEDFAAINARQEAAGKPLFANPRNAAAGSLRQLDPAITASRPLALLRLCLGRGLRALHRHAIGGAGAVPRLGPAGEPADQAVPLGRRDDRALPHHRGGAGGSRLRHRRRRLQSGRPRLPAAARLRQPRAALGAGAQVRGAGGDHRTPRHRHQCRPNRLAQPAGAPQARHRRRRGGLERDFAQRGLRPGRRRRRRADPRGSRHPRRRHRDRGARRRRHSKGAGCGDRQAPGRCGALRVPRHLPGLRQPGRA; translated from the coding sequence ATGCCGAGCACGCCCCTTTCCGCCGCCGTCGAAGACTTCAGCGAGGATGCCGCCCAGGCACGCCATGCCGAGCTATCGAGGGCGATCGAGCGGGCGAACCAGCTCTACTACAACGAGGACGCGCCCGAACTCACGGACGCCGAATACGACGCCCTGCGCCAGGAGCTGGAGGTGATCGAAGCGCGCTTTCCCGCGCTGACCGGCACCACCGAGGCGAGCGCGGGCGTCGGCGCCAAGCCTTCGGAAAAGTTCGCCAAGGTCCAGCACGCGGTGCCGATGCTCTCGCTCGGCAACGCCTTCGCCGACGAAGACGTGGACGAGTTCGTCGCCCGCGTGCGCCGCTTCCTGAACCTGCCGGCCGAGGAGGCGGTCGCCTTCACCGCCGAGCCGAAGATCGACGGGCTGTCGCTGTCGCTGCGTTACGAGACGGGCCGGCTCGTCACCGCGGCGACGCGGGGCGACGGGGAGGTCGGCGAGAACGTCACCGCCAACGCGCTGACGGTGGACGACATTCCGGAAAGGCTCTCCGGCGAGGGCATCCCCGAGGTGCTGGAGGTGCGCGGCGAGGTCTACCTGTCGCACGAGGATTTCGCGGCCATCAACGCGCGCCAGGAGGCGGCGGGCAAGCCGCTCTTCGCCAATCCGCGCAACGCCGCGGCCGGCTCGCTGCGCCAGCTCGATCCGGCGATCACCGCCTCGCGCCCCCTTGCGCTTCTTCGCCTATGCCTGGGGCGAGGTCTCCGAGCCCTTCACCGACACGCAATCGGCGGTGCTGGAGCGGTTCCGCGGCTGGGGCCTGCCGGTGAACCCGCGGACCAAGCTGTGCCGCTCGGCCGAAGAGATGATCGCGCATTACCGCACCATCGAGGCGGAGCGGGCGGGTCTCGGCTACGACATCGACGGCGTCGTCTACAAAGTGGACGACCTCGGCTTCCAGCGGCGGCTCGGCTTCGTCAGCCGCGCGCCGCGTTGGGCGCTGGCGCACAAGTTCGCGGCGCAGGAGGCGATCACCGAACTCCTCGCCATCGACATCAATGTCGGCCGAACCGGCTCGCTCAACCCGCTGGCGCGCCTCAAGCCCGTCACCGTCGGCGGCGTGGTGGTCTCGAACGCGACTTTGCACAACGAGGGCTACGTCCAGGGCGTCGGCGCCGACGGCGAGCCGATCCGCGAGGGTCGCGACATCCGCGTCGGCGACACCGTGATCGTGGTGCGCGCCGGCGACGTCATTCCAAAGGTGCGGGATGTGGTGATCGACAAGCGCCCGGCCGATGCGGTGCCCTACGTGTTCCCCGACACCTGCCCGGCCTGCGGCAGCCGGGCCGTGCGTGA
- a CDS encoding conserved protein of unknown function (Evidence 4 : Unknown function but conserved in other organisms), which produces MRGEGVAAVTTVTEFIDWAEGRPGRYELVDGEIVSRPYQCVRHVETKFAAQIALSEALRVIPLSCEMLPGGLCVPIDTQTAFEPDALVYCGERLAPDAITVPEPVIVIEVISPSTKQVDIGAKLLGYFRLPSLQHYLILDTERRTVIHHRRSTGDLIETRIAASGDLSLDPPGLTLAVASLFAEP; this is translated from the coding sequence ATGCGAGGTGAAGGCGTTGCAGCAGTGACGACCGTTACTGAGTTCATCGACTGGGCCGAAGGACGGCCTGGGCGCTACGAACTCGTAGATGGTGAGATCGTATCGAGGCCGTACCAATGCGTTCGGCATGTCGAAACGAAGTTTGCTGCCCAGATCGCCTTGTCCGAAGCGCTTCGCGTGATCCCTCTTTCCTGCGAGATGCTGCCCGGCGGTCTCTGCGTTCCGATCGACACCCAAACCGCCTTTGAACCCGATGCCCTCGTCTATTGCGGGGAACGCCTCGCTCCGGATGCGATCACCGTCCCGGAACCCGTCATCGTCATCGAAGTCATTTCCCCGAGCACGAAACAGGTCGATATCGGTGCCAAGCTGCTCGGCTACTTTCGCCTGCCGAGCCTGCAGCACTACCTCATCCTCGATACTGAGCGGCGCACGGTGATCCACCACCGCCGCAGCACCGGCGACCTGATCGAGACGCGCATCGCCGCCTCGGGTGATCTCTCGCTCGATCCGCCCGGCCTCACGCTCGCTGTGGCGAGCCTGTTCGCGGAGCCTTGA
- a CDS encoding protein of unknown function (Evidence 5 : Unknown function) has translation MSHTESSEPAKGDHRNGARDGLRVIEFFMHSGAPREPLAAERGGGTKRTGPARKDAP, from the coding sequence GTGAGCCACACGGAAAGTTCCGAACCTGCGAAAGGCGACCATCGCAACGGCGCGCGGGACGGCTTGCGAGTGATTGAATTTTTCATGCATTCAGGAGCGCCGCGGGAGCCCCTTGCAGCGGAGCGTGGTGGCGGGACCAAGCGGACGGGGCCCGCAAGGAAGGATGCGCCATGA
- a CDS encoding exported protein of unknown function (Evidence 5 : Unknown function) has translation MRGLSTALGIAAALAVTAASIAPAEASCARRIINKSGYIALVSRDGGPWVAVRPHRSQTIQYHHSGRIDVALTCGPGALPEQAAYRASYDTVAIIDRCYIRFGDGFFEEQLGGGFIGRKDTGPLALNNPRQGDLVVGPQAGACPAMERGAIRARY, from the coding sequence ATGCGCGGGTTGAGCACGGCACTGGGGATTGCGGCGGCCCTCGCCGTGACGGCAGCGAGCATCGCTCCGGCGGAGGCGTCCTGCGCCCGCCGCATCATCAACAAATCCGGCTACATCGCCCTCGTCAGCCGCGACGGCGGCCCCTGGGTGGCGGTACGGCCGCACCGCTCGCAAACGATCCAGTACCATCACTCCGGCCGCATCGACGTGGCGTTGACCTGCGGACCGGGCGCTCTGCCGGAGCAGGCGGCCTACCGGGCGAGCTACGACACAGTGGCGATCATCGACCGCTGCTACATCCGCTTCGGCGACGGCTTCTTCGAGGAGCAGCTCGGCGGCGGCTTCATCGGCCGGAAGGATACGGGGCCGCTTGCCCTTAACAATCCGCGCCAGGGCGACCTCGTGGTCGGTCCGCAGGCCGGCGCCTGCCCGGCGATGGAGCGCGGTGCCATCCGGGCCCGTTATTAG
- a CDS encoding protein of unknown function (Evidence 5 : Unknown function), with the protein MLFEAGLVKQPADLFRLEFEPLKAAIVARREALSAQRRTEGEPAPKKPTKKKGEEEDKAIKNLLASLDARRKIPLNRFLFALGIPQIGESTAKALAKRFPDMPALMAALAAATREQAGQDWLELSALPRIGPGTRDRLFETLDPLPGEAMQDLSLGARLRGRLTPSQREAVLAHYGSEAEADAALERAASQRPGDAYRLFADDGEIGPVATDSLIQFFSEPHNDAAVRALLEEVGTEPLAAPTASAAAFAGKTVVFTGSPREDDPQRGQGHRRAPGRQSLRLGLGQDRPRGRRPRRRLEAQGRREARGEGGLGGRLAGDAGGGVKFPPSLDPAPPAAQSVPRISRPGSRSVVRRGGKSGLHGEAVPDNLRRGRPQGQCHREQTALQGSSFARSG; encoded by the coding sequence GTGCTGTTCGAGGCCGGCCTCGTGAAGCAGCCTGCCGACCTGTTCCGACTGGAGTTCGAGCCGCTGAAGGCGGCGATCGTCGCCCGGCGCGAAGCCCTCTCCGCGCAGCGCCGTACCGAGGGCGAGCCGGCGCCGAAGAAGCCGACCAAGAAGAAGGGTGAGGAGGAGGACAAGGCGATCAAGAACCTGCTCGCCTCGCTCGACGCCCGCCGGAAAATCCCGCTCAACCGCTTCCTGTTCGCGCTCGGCATCCCGCAGATCGGCGAATCGACGGCCAAGGCGCTGGCCAAGCGCTTTCCCGACATGCCCGCCCTGATGGCGGCCCTCGCAGCGGCGACGCGGGAGCAGGCGGGCCAGGACTGGCTCGAACTCTCGGCACTGCCGCGGATCGGGCCCGGCACCCGCGACCGCCTGTTCGAGACCCTCGATCCGCTGCCCGGCGAGGCGATGCAGGATCTGAGCCTCGGTGCGCGCCTGCGGGGGCGGCTGACGCCGTCCCAGCGCGAGGCCGTGCTCGCCCATTACGGCAGCGAGGCGGAGGCCGACGCGGCGCTGGAGCGGGCCGCCTCGCAGCGGCCCGGCGATGCCTACCGGCTGTTCGCCGACGACGGCGAGATCGGCCCCGTGGCGACGGATTCGCTGATCCAGTTCTTCTCCGAGCCGCACAACGACGCGGCGGTGCGGGCGCTGCTCGAAGAGGTGGGAACCGAGCCGCTGGCCGCCCCGACCGCCTCGGCGGCGGCGTTTGCCGGCAAGACGGTGGTGTTCACCGGCTCCCCTCGAGAAGATGACCCGCAGCGAGGCCAAGGCCACCGCCGAGCGCCTGGGCGCCAAAGTCTCCGGCTCGGTCTCGGCCAAGACCGACCTCGTGGTCGCCGGCCCCGGCGCCGGCTCGAAGCTCAAGGACGCCGAGAAGCACGGGGTGAAGGTGGTCTCGGAGGACGATTGGCTGGCGATGCTGGCGGAGGCGTAAAGTTTCCCCCGAGCCTTGACCCCGCGCCCCCCGCGGCGCAATCCGTGCCCCGGATCAGCCGGCCGGGCAGCCGCTCCGTCGTCAGACGGGGAGGAAAGTCCGGGCTCCATGGAGAGGCGGTGCCGGATAACCTCCGGCGGGGGCGACCCCAGGGACAGTGCCACAGAGAGCAGACCGCCTTGCAAGGCTCGTCCTTCGCAAGGTCAGGGTGA
- a CDS encoding putative carbohydrate/purine kinase (Evidence 3 : Putative function from multiple computational evidences; Product type e : enzyme), with protein sequence MSQSLDLLVLGNAIVDLIAHAEEDFLVKQGVTKGAMQLVDEPRAENLFEVMGPATVVSGGSGANTAVGAALLGAKTGFVGKVHEDELGRLFSHDLKATGVRFDVPPATEGPTTARCFILVTPDGERTMNTYLGACQGLSPDDVDEATVRSARVTYLEGYLWDPPAAKDAFRKAVKVAHSAGNAVALTLSDAFCVGRYREEFLELIRNGSIDILFANIGELQSLYQTDDPDAAVAALREERGGQGTHLLGLVTRSSQGALVVRGGEVRAVDAFPVREVIDTTGAGDLFAAGFLAGYTRGIDYVSSARLGALAAAEVIEHIGARPQRDLLALAREHKLI encoded by the coding sequence ATGTCCCAATCCCTCGACCTCCTCGTCCTCGGCAACGCCATCGTCGATCTCATCGCCCATGCCGAGGAGGATTTCCTCGTCAAGCAGGGCGTCACGAAGGGCGCGATGCAGCTCGTTGACGAGCCGCGGGCCGAGAACCTCTTCGAGGTGATGGGTCCGGCGACCGTCGTCTCCGGCGGCTCGGGCGCCAACACCGCCGTCGGTGCGGCCTTGCTCGGCGCCAAGACCGGCTTCGTCGGGAAGGTGCACGAGGACGAACTCGGTCGGCTGTTCAGCCACGACCTGAAGGCTACGGGCGTGCGCTTCGACGTACCGCCGGCGACTGAAGGGCCGACCACCGCCCGCTGCTTCATCCTGGTGACGCCCGACGGCGAGCGCACCATGAACACCTATCTCGGCGCCTGCCAGGGCCTCTCCCCGGACGACGTGGACGAGGCAACCGTGCGCTCGGCCCGCGTCACCTATCTCGAAGGCTATCTGTGGGATCCGCCGGCCGCCAAGGACGCGTTCCGCAAGGCGGTGAAGGTCGCCCATTCGGCCGGTAACGCCGTGGCGCTGACCCTGTCGGACGCGTTCTGCGTCGGCCGCTACCGTGAGGAATTCCTCGAGCTGATCCGCAACGGCAGCATCGACATTCTGTTCGCGAATATCGGCGAGTTGCAGAGCCTCTACCAGACCGATGATCCGGACGCCGCCGTCGCGGCCCTGCGCGAGGAGCGCGGCGGGCAGGGCACGCACCTGCTCGGCCTCGTCACCCGCTCGTCCCAGGGCGCGCTGGTGGTGCGTGGCGGCGAGGTGCGGGCGGTGGATGCCTTCCCGGTGCGCGAGGTGATCGACACCACCGGGGCCGGTGACCTGTTCGCGGCGGGCTTCCTCGCGGGCTACACCCGCGGCATCGACTACGTGTCGTCGGCTCGTCTCGGTGCGCTCGCGGCGGCCGAGGTTATCGAGCATATCGGCGCCCGGCCGCAGCGCGATCTGCTGGCGCTGGCGCGCGAGCACAAGCTCATCTGA
- the fbp gene encoding peptidyl-prolyl cis-trans isomerase (Evidence 2a : Function from experimental evidences in other organisms; PubMedId : 1371354; Product type e : enzyme), with the protein MRSILPLAGAIALAMTSAASAAQPVTLPSGLSYTDEVVGTGPEPKSGQQVTVHYTGWLDEGGGKRGKKFDSSRDRGQPFSFTIGAGQVIRGWDEGVATMKAGGRRILTIPPDLGYGARGAGGVIPPNATLIFDVELIGSR; encoded by the coding sequence ATGCGCTCGATCCTTCCCCTAGCCGGAGCCATCGCCCTCGCCATGACCAGTGCCGCTTCCGCCGCCCAGCCCGTCACGCTGCCCTCGGGCCTCAGCTACACCGATGAAGTGGTCGGCACCGGCCCCGAGCCGAAGTCCGGCCAGCAGGTCACCGTCCACTATACCGGCTGGCTCGATGAGGGCGGCGGCAAGCGGGGCAAGAAGTTCGACTCGTCGCGTGATCGCGGCCAGCCCTTCTCGTTCACCATCGGCGCGGGCCAGGTGATCCGCGGCTGGGACGAGGGCGTCGCCACGATGAAGGCCGGCGGTCGCCGCATCCTGACGATCCCGCCGGATCTCGGCTACGGCGCCCGCGGCGCCGGCGGCGTGATCCCGCCGAACGCCACGCTGATCTTCGACGTCGAGCTGATCGGCTCGCGCTGA
- a CDS encoding conserved exported protein of unknown function (Evidence 4 : Unknown function but conserved in other organisms), whose translation MAGRIITALALAGLAGPALAAPCTPPTPPPAEARPEKPKLPEKPACLDKKDGCPGWEAYSYNDAIKAYNAQAQAFQSIAGAYVQKLNAYVKASSDYAQCEVKALQQ comes from the coding sequence ATGGCAGGACGCATCATCACGGCACTGGCGCTAGCCGGCCTCGCGGGCCCGGCGCTGGCCGCCCCCTGCACCCCGCCGACGCCGCCGCCGGCGGAGGCGCGGCCGGAAAAGCCCAAGCTCCCGGAAAAACCCGCCTGTCTCGACAAGAAGGACGGCTGCCCCGGCTGGGAGGCCTACAGCTACAATGACGCGATCAAGGCCTACAACGCCCAGGCCCAGGCTTTCCAATCGATCGCAGGCGCTTACGTCCAGAAGCTCAACGCCTACGTCAAGGCGAGTTCGGACTACGCGCAATGCGAGGTGAAGGCGTTGCAGCAGTGA